A single window of Candidatus Terasakiella magnetica DNA harbors:
- a CDS encoding substrate-binding periplasmic protein, producing MQRIYVLIFAFLIGVIALSHEAIAKSTGENNVQILTGEWPPYISQNFKGQGIIPRIIRKAFAYSGLEVEFRFVPWKTIHPNLMKGVFDGGAVWGDYQSWLGKLLASDPIISSDYVIFHLDARKYFNWRDSKSLHGMVMGYEKGGQLAPYFQKLVDEKLLKIRYIANPAHAFEMLRTGKINFLPYNKISGEAILKEKYPKNDHMLTFHKEPFRISLYRLIFSNKPARARFLMERLNQGLQIMRQNGEWDKIRKEIGT from the coding sequence ATGCAGAGAATATATGTTTTGATCTTTGCGTTCTTGATTGGGGTGATTGCCTTAAGTCATGAAGCGATTGCAAAATCAACAGGTGAAAACAACGTTCAAATACTGACGGGTGAATGGCCTCCTTATATCTCTCAAAACTTTAAAGGTCAGGGAATTATCCCTCGCATCATTCGAAAAGCATTTGCCTATTCTGGTTTGGAGGTCGAATTCAGATTCGTACCCTGGAAAACAATCCATCCAAATTTGATGAAAGGTGTTTTCGATGGAGGAGCTGTCTGGGGGGACTATCAAAGTTGGTTAGGTAAACTGCTCGCCAGTGATCCCATAATTTCCTCTGATTATGTGATTTTCCATTTAGATGCTCGAAAATATTTTAATTGGCGTGATTCTAAAAGTTTGCATGGCATGGTGATGGGGTATGAAAAAGGGGGGCAGCTTGCTCCTTACTTTCAGAAACTCGTAGACGAAAAACTCCTTAAAATTCGCTATATAGCAAATCCTGCTCATGCTTTTGAAATGTTACGAACTGGAAAGATCAATTTTTTGCCGTATAACAAAATAAGTGGTGAGGCCATCCTTAAAGAAAAGTATCCTAAGAACGACCATATGCTCACTTTCCATAAAGAGCCTTTTAGAATTTCTCTTTACCGGCTGATTTTCAGCAATAAGCCTGCACGTGCCCGTTTTCTCATGGAAAGACTGAACCAAGGTTTACAAATTATGCGACAAAATGGTGAATGGGATAAAATCCGCAAAGAAATCGGCACATAA